The DNA window AGCAGCTGCATGTCGTAGGACATGTCGCTGTAGCCGTAGAGGAAGTCGGCCCAGAAGTCCGCCGAACCCAGCGCGTCTTCCTTGTAGTAGGACACGTAAGGCATGATCGAGAGCGTATCGACATCGGTGCTGGCGATCGGGAAACCGAAGATCGACAGATCCATGTCGGTGCTGGCTCCGGTAAGCGCGAGACCGAGGCGCCAGTTCTCACCGATGCGACGATCGGCTCCGATGGTGCCGCCCCAGACGTCGATCTCGGTATCGGCACGCACGATGATCGGCACCGGCGGCGGAACGAAGGTCGACTGCGGCGGACGCTGCGGACGGAAAATGGTGAACTGCCGGTCATACTCTTCGGTGTAGTAGAAGAGGCTGCCGTAGATCTCCCAGCAGGACTTCTCGGTCATCACGATCGGCTCCTTGGCCATACCGCCTTTCGCCATGCCTCCCTTGGCACTCGGAGCGGGCGCAGGCACCGTGGTGCTGCGTTCCCAGCGGTCCTGCCCTGCGCGCAGGCGGAACAAGCGGTCTCCGACGTCGCGGGTGATGGTGCGGTTGGTCGTCAGACCTGCGTCCCGGTTGCCTTGATTGAGCAACAGGAACTCATCAATGATCGGACCCTCCCGCTCCCGGACCTGGCCTGCGGCCGGAATCGCGAGGGCGCAAGCGAGGAGACCGGCGGCGACAAAGGTCGAGCCTGGCTGTAGTACGTTGGTTTTCATGGTTTTGCTGAAGAGAGAAACATCTTCAGGCTGAAGCCTAGCAGCATGCCTCCAAAACGCTCAAGGGGAAAAGGAGAGCGCAATTGCCACTCCTTTTCCCCTTGGTAGATGGGTATCCGGTCCGGACCGGCCGGAATCAGAACTCCTTGCCGACCTTCAGGCCGACGTAGTGCGACTGGGTCTCGCTTCCGAGCCGGGCCTCGTAGTCCAGCACGGCGTTCCAGCCGCAATTCGTGAAGTAGCCAAGACCGAGGCCGAGCACTGCAAGGTCCTCGTCGAGTTCGCCAAGCGGTATGCCAGCAACGGTGCCTTGGTCTTCTTCAAACTCGTGCTCCCAGGCGGCACGGCCCTGAGGAACAAGCGTGCCACCGGCCATTTCCATCGGATAGGACACCTGGTAGCCGAGTTGGGTAGCGAGCGACTCGTAGTCGGCCTGCGGGTAGAAGACGGCTCCCGGACCCGTCTCGGTGTAGGAGTCGATCTCACCGTCGAGCCAACGGATCTGGGCCAACGGACCGTGCACGAAGCCGCCGTTGCGAAGATTCAGACCGGTGTTGAACTCCAAGGTGTGGAAGTCCCCGTCGGTGTTGCCCACCGCACCCGTCGGAAGACGGCGGGTGTCGTATTCGTTCATCCCGTAGCCGTAGAGGAGGTCGGCGTAGAAGGCCATGTTGCCGATCGGACGATAATACGAGACATACGGCATCAAGGTCAGGTTATCGATATCAACGTTGCCGACGAAGGTCATGTCAGACTCGGCGCGCGACGCGCTGAGCGCGAAGCCGACCGTCCAGTGGTCATCGATATCGTAGTCGATCCCGACCGTGCCTCCGAAGATGTCGGTCGAGGTATCGGGTTGGATGAGTTGCTGGAAGGCCGGGAAATTCGCGCCCGGCACATTCGGGCGCACCGTGCGGTACTGGGCGTCGGTATCTTCGGTCACATAGAAGATCTGACCGTAGACCTCCCACGGGCAGCGCTCGGTGATCGTAATCGGCGTCTTGGCCATACCACCCTTCGCCATGCCGCCCTTCGAACTGTAGGGAGCCGGTTGGGTCGTAACGATCGGTTCGGAACGGACACCCGAGCGCATCCGGAACAGGCGGTCACCCACATCGCGGGTGGCCGTGCGGGCCACGACGATCGAAGTGGTGCGCAAGCCCGAAGTCAGCAACCGGGGGGCCTCGCCGAAGGTCAATTCGCCGCGGATCTCCCGCTCGAGCTTCTCCAGCACCGACGCTTGGAAGTCGGCGAAGTCGTTCGCAAGCACCGTAAACGAACCGGTGCCTCCCTGGATGTTGTCGATGTAATACTGCTCGAGCGAAGTGCTACCGATCGGCAGTCCGTTGATCGCATCGATGCCTGCGGCCAGGGCGTTGTCACGGGCCAACGAAGGCGGACCACCCGAACTCGAGGTTCCGTCGCCGGAAACGTCGATGACCTGACGCGTGCTGGTGATCGCATTGTTGAAGATCTCGGAAGTCGCGAGATCGATCCCTTCCGCCGGATCCGTAAGACCGGAACGCGGGCGGCCGAGACCATCGATCACATCCGCGAAGGCGTTCGCCTCCGAAGCATTGGTGAGAATCGTCCATGGCACCCCAACGGATGCCGTGTCGTCGTAGAAGATCAGATTGACCGCGATCGCACCGTTAGGACCCGACTCGATCGCCGAATGCAGCAACGGATTCCGGAAGGCGC is part of the Haloferula helveola genome and encodes:
- a CDS encoding DUF1194 domain-containing protein is translated as MKSSHLRRSVTAQFLGVLAAFSLPLTSSYAIVAGTVDLELSLVTDISGSVDATEFNLQMSGYSSAFRNPLLHSAIESGPNGAIAVNLIFYDDTASVGVPWTILTNASEANAFADVIDGLGRPRSGLTDPAEGIDLATSEIFNNAITSTRQVIDVSGDGTSSSGGPPSLARDNALAAGIDAINGLPIGSTSLEQYYIDNIQGGTGSFTVLANDFADFQASVLEKLEREIRGELTFGEAPRLLTSGLRTTSIVVARTATRDVGDRLFRMRSGVRSEPIVTTQPAPYSSKGGMAKGGMAKTPITITERCPWEVYGQIFYVTEDTDAQYRTVRPNVPGANFPAFQQLIQPDTSTDIFGGTVGIDYDIDDHWTVGFALSASRAESDMTFVGNVDIDNLTLMPYVSYYRPIGNMAFYADLLYGYGMNEYDTRRLPTGAVGNTDGDFHTLEFNTGLNLRNGGFVHGPLAQIRWLDGEIDSYTETGPGAVFYPQADYESLATQLGYQVSYPMEMAGGTLVPQGRAAWEHEFEEDQGTVAGIPLGELDEDLAVLGLGLGYFTNCGWNAVLDYEARLGSETQSHYVGLKVGKEF
- a CDS encoding autotransporter outer membrane beta-barrel domain-containing protein, whose protein sequence is MKTNVLQPGSTFVAAGLLACALAIPAAGQVREREGPIIDEFLLLNQGNRDAGLTTNRTITRDVGDRLFRLRAGQDRWERSTTVPAPAPSAKGGMAKGGMAKEPIVMTEKSCWEIYGSLFYYTEEYDRQFTIFRPQRPPQSTFVPPPVPIIVRADTEIDVWGGTIGADRRIGENWRLGLALTGASTDMDLSIFGFPIASTDVDTLSIMPYVSYYKEDALGSADFWADFLYGYSDMSYDMQLLGGLTGSPDGSAHTLNFNTGINFDSSSIVHGPHIGLRYIDGEIDNYTLFPVAIGIPGVDYQSLVSTVGYHVSIPIQLSGGTLVPQFRVGWEHEFEDDVDTLFGLPLAGNEEDVIVAGAGLGFYCDRSGWNTVLQYEGRFGDDSEGHYVAWKVGKEF